In a genomic window of Streptomyces sp. BHT-5-2:
- a CDS encoding ABC-F family ATP-binding cassette domain-containing protein — MGHVEVAHVEYYLPDGRVLLDDASFRVGEGAVAALVGANGAGKTTLLRLISGELRPHGGSVTVSGGLGVMPQFVGSVRDERTVRDLLVAVAPERIRHAAHAVDDAETAIMERDDEAAQLQYAQALSDWAEARGYEAETVWDMCTMSALGIPYEKAQWRAVRTLSGGEQKRLVLEALLRGPDEVLLLDEPDNYLDVPGKQWLEEQLRETRKTVLFVSHDRELLARAAQRIVSVEPGAAGSDVWVHGGGFATYHEARAERFERFEELRRRWDEKHAQLKRLVADMRQYAKRSDEMASRYHAAQTRLQKFEEIGPPPEPPRPQKITMRLTGGRTGVRAVTCRQLELTGLMKPFDLEVFYGERVAVLGSNGSGKSHFLRLLAGEDVAHGGQWKLGARVVPGHFAQTHARPELMRRTLVEILWAEHARSRGPAMSALRRYELDQHGDKPFEKLSGGQQARFQILLLEIGGATALLLDEPTDNLDLESAEALQKGLEAYEGTALVVTHDRWFARSFDRYLVFGQDGRVRETPEAVWDERRVERRR, encoded by the coding sequence ATGGGGCATGTAGAAGTCGCGCACGTGGAGTACTACCTTCCGGACGGGCGGGTGCTGCTCGACGACGCCTCCTTCCGGGTGGGCGAGGGGGCGGTGGCCGCGCTCGTCGGGGCCAACGGTGCGGGCAAGACCACGCTGTTGCGGCTGATCTCGGGCGAGTTGAGGCCGCACGGAGGGTCGGTGACGGTCAGCGGCGGGCTGGGGGTGATGCCCCAGTTCGTCGGCTCGGTGCGGGACGAGCGGACGGTCCGGGATCTGCTGGTGGCGGTGGCGCCGGAGCGAATCCGGCACGCGGCGCACGCCGTCGACGACGCCGAGACGGCCATCATGGAGCGGGACGACGAGGCCGCGCAGCTGCAGTACGCCCAGGCACTGAGCGACTGGGCGGAGGCCCGCGGGTACGAGGCCGAGACGGTGTGGGACATGTGCACGATGTCCGCGCTCGGGATCCCGTACGAGAAGGCGCAGTGGCGGGCGGTGCGGACGCTCTCCGGCGGCGAGCAGAAGCGGCTGGTGCTGGAGGCGCTGCTGCGCGGCCCGGACGAGGTGCTGCTGCTCGACGAGCCGGACAACTACCTCGACGTGCCCGGCAAGCAGTGGCTGGAGGAGCAGCTGCGGGAGACCCGCAAGACGGTGCTGTTCGTCTCCCACGACCGGGAACTGCTGGCGCGGGCGGCGCAGCGGATCGTGAGCGTGGAGCCCGGTGCGGCGGGCAGCGACGTGTGGGTGCACGGCGGCGGTTTCGCGACGTACCACGAGGCGCGGGCCGAGCGGTTCGAGCGGTTCGAGGAGCTGCGGCGGCGTTGGGACGAGAAGCACGCTCAGCTCAAGCGGCTGGTGGCGGACATGCGGCAGTACGCCAAGCGCAGCGACGAGATGGCCTCGCGGTACCACGCGGCGCAGACCCGGTTGCAGAAGTTCGAGGAGATCGGCCCGCCGCCCGAGCCGCCGCGCCCGCAGAAGATCACCATGCGGCTGACGGGCGGCCGCACCGGCGTCCGGGCGGTGACCTGCCGGCAGTTGGAGCTGACGGGGCTGATGAAGCCGTTCGACCTGGAGGTCTTCTACGGCGAACGGGTCGCGGTGCTGGGATCCAACGGCTCGGGGAAGTCGCACTTCCTGCGGCTGCTGGCCGGTGAGGACGTCGCACACGGCGGGCAGTGGAAGCTGGGCGCCCGGGTGGTGCCGGGGCACTTCGCACAGACCCATGCCCGGCCGGAGCTGATGCGGCGCACGCTCGTCGAGATCCTGTGGGCCGAACATGCGCGCAGCCGGGGGCCGGCGATGAGCGCGCTGCGCCGCTACGAGCTCGACCAGCACGGGGACAAGCCCTTCGAGAAGCTGTCCGGCGGGCAGCAGGCGCGGTTCCAGATCCTGCTGCTGGAGATCGGCGGGGCGACCGCGCTGCTGCTGGACGAGCCGACGGACAACCTCGACCTGGAGTCGGCCGAGGCGCTGCAGAAGGGCCTGGAGGCGTACGAGGGCACGGCGCTGGTGGTCACCCACGACCGCTGGTTCGCCCGCTCCTTCGACCGTTATCTGGTCTTCGGGCAGGACGGCAGGGTCCGGGAGACGCCGGAAGCGGTGTGGGACGAGCGGCGGGTGGAGCGCCGCCGGTAG
- a CDS encoding class I SAM-dependent methyltransferase, giving the protein MVDVDADGYFGQDVATTYDETSAEMFAAGVVDPVVDFLVRLAGRGRALELGIGTGRIALPLARRGVPVHGIDLSRAMVDRLRAKPGGDGIGVTIGDFATTRVDGTFSLAYLVFNTVMNLTSQEAQVDCFRNAAAHLAPGGCFVVEVTVPELRKLPPGAHAVPFGISPTRWAFDLYDVATQAMSSNYVDVVDGRGSYRSIPFRYVWPAELDLMARLAGLRLRERWAGWSGEAFTGESRRHVSVWEKPTADGG; this is encoded by the coding sequence ATGGTCGATGTCGATGCGGACGGATACTTCGGGCAGGATGTCGCGACGACGTATGACGAGACGTCAGCGGAGATGTTCGCCGCGGGAGTTGTGGATCCGGTGGTCGATTTCCTGGTCCGGCTCGCCGGGCGCGGGCGGGCGCTGGAGCTGGGCATCGGGACGGGCCGGATCGCGCTGCCGCTGGCGCGCCGCGGTGTGCCGGTCCACGGCATCGACCTGTCCCGGGCGATGGTCGACCGGCTGCGGGCCAAGCCGGGCGGCGACGGCATCGGCGTGACGATCGGCGACTTCGCCACCACACGGGTGGACGGGACGTTCTCGCTCGCCTACCTGGTCTTCAACACCGTCATGAATCTGACGTCCCAGGAGGCGCAGGTCGACTGCTTCCGCAATGCCGCGGCACACCTCGCACCGGGGGGCTGCTTCGTCGTCGAGGTGACGGTCCCCGAGCTGCGGAAGCTCCCGCCGGGAGCGCACGCCGTGCCGTTCGGGATCAGTCCGACCCGTTGGGCGTTCGACCTCTATGACGTCGCCACCCAGGCGATGAGCTCGAACTACGTCGACGTCGTCGACGGGCGCGGCAGCTACCGGTCGATCCCGTTCCGGTACGTCTGGCCGGCGGAACTCGATCTGATGGCGCGGCTGGCCGGGCTGCGGCTGCGCGAGCGCTGGGCCGGGTGGTCGGGCGAGGCGTTCACCGGCGAGAGCCGTCGGCATGTGTCGGTCTGGGAGAAGCCGACGGCCGACGGCGGGTGA
- a CDS encoding ornithine cyclodeaminase family protein, with amino-acid sequence MPVLLLDDDDVRARLDAATAVRAVREALLAAHHGTLDAPPRARAGLGDGDLVITAGRLRTRGLFGFRCYDTLVGAEQLVAVWGTEDGRLRAVVHGDELGPRRTGAIGAVAVDAAARPGPVRVGLVGAGPQAWAQLWALCAVREVTEAVVVARRQERAAAFARRAAAELGVAARAVTAVRDAVADRDVVIVATGSPTPVLDADWLAPGTHLSTLGPKSVARREVPASLAERAGTVLTDSVAQSAGFPEPQLFPIDRLVPLGAVLAGAASARTADDELTVFSSVGLAGTEVAVAAALCEAVPH; translated from the coding sequence GTGCCCGTGCTGCTGCTCGACGACGACGATGTCCGCGCCCGTCTGGACGCCGCGACGGCGGTCCGCGCCGTGCGCGAGGCGCTGCTGGCCGCCCATCACGGCACGCTGGACGCGCCGCCCCGGGCCCGGGCCGGGCTCGGGGACGGCGATCTGGTGATCACCGCGGGCCGGCTGCGCACCCGCGGGCTGTTCGGCTTCCGCTGCTACGACACCCTCGTCGGCGCCGAGCAGTTGGTCGCCGTCTGGGGCACGGAGGACGGCCGGCTGCGGGCCGTGGTGCACGGCGACGAGCTGGGCCCGCGGCGGACCGGGGCGATCGGCGCCGTGGCGGTGGATGCCGCGGCCCGGCCCGGACCGGTCCGCGTCGGGCTGGTGGGGGCGGGGCCACAGGCATGGGCGCAGCTGTGGGCCCTGTGCGCGGTGCGGGAGGTGACGGAGGCCGTCGTGGTGGCCCGCCGTCAGGAGCGCGCCGCGGCCTTCGCGCGCCGGGCCGCCGCCGAACTCGGCGTGGCGGCAAGGGCGGTGACCGCGGTGCGGGACGCGGTCGCCGACCGGGACGTGGTGATCGTGGCCACCGGCAGCCCCACTCCGGTCCTGGATGCCGACTGGCTGGCTCCGGGCACCCATCTGTCGACCCTCGGCCCCAAGTCCGTTGCCCGGCGCGAGGTGCCCGCCTCCCTGGCCGAGCGGGCCGGCACCGTCCTGACCGACTCCGTCGCCCAGTCGGCCGGCTTCCCCGAACCGCAGCTCTTCCCGATCGACCGGCTCGTCCCCCTCGGCGCCGTGCTCGCCGGCGCGGCCTCGGCCCGTACGGCCGACGACGAGCTCACGGTCTTCAGCTCGGTCGGACTGGCCGGCACCGAGGTCGCGGTCGCCGCCGCGCTGTGCGAGGCCGTGCCGCACTGA
- a CDS encoding DUF1259 domain-containing protein, translated as MAGDRQQTPDPRAGSPRRRVLAAAAFAPLLAAAPTPARARPAALPGESGEALAPAARKLIEPVESTLSHWKSVARTMGRTGDMKRKVMYHTGLPRRDLKVASHRIHVKPSLALGSHVSFVRYADDSTLLMGDVVVTEDELQGFVDTLQKHHLAVTALHKHLLSQQPDIWWVHVHGHGHDPETLARGIRKAFDGTGTPLAKESDADDDVDLDTDGIDEAMRAKGSVDDGIYKCIFVRREKITDGRLVLPPGLGSTSAFNFQPLGDGRAAVSADCCMVADEVQDVLRALRKADAKLVELHNHGLTDEPRLFFVHVWAVGDAVRLAGALRRAVDATDVVAAGA; from the coding sequence ATGGCTGGAGACCGACAGCAGACCCCCGACCCGCGAGCGGGTTCTCCTCGGCGGCGCGTACTGGCCGCGGCGGCCTTCGCCCCGCTGCTGGCCGCGGCGCCCACTCCGGCGCGGGCCCGTCCGGCCGCCCTGCCCGGCGAGTCCGGCGAGGCGCTCGCGCCGGCCGCGCGGAAGCTGATCGAACCGGTCGAGAGCACTCTCTCCCACTGGAAATCGGTCGCCAGGACGATGGGCAGGACCGGCGACATGAAGCGCAAGGTGATGTACCACACCGGGCTCCCCCGACGGGACCTCAAGGTGGCCTCGCATCGCATCCACGTAAAGCCGTCCCTCGCACTGGGCTCGCACGTCTCCTTCGTCCGCTACGCCGACGACAGCACCCTGCTGATGGGCGACGTGGTGGTGACCGAGGACGAACTCCAGGGCTTCGTCGACACGTTGCAGAAGCACCACCTCGCCGTGACCGCGCTGCACAAGCACCTGCTCTCCCAGCAGCCGGACATCTGGTGGGTCCATGTGCACGGGCACGGCCACGACCCGGAGACGCTGGCGCGCGGTATCCGCAAGGCGTTCGACGGCACCGGCACCCCGCTCGCGAAGGAGTCCGACGCGGACGACGACGTCGATCTGGACACCGACGGGATCGACGAGGCGATGCGCGCCAAGGGGTCCGTGGACGACGGGATCTACAAGTGCATCTTCGTCCGCCGGGAGAAGATCACCGACGGCAGGCTGGTGCTGCCGCCGGGTCTGGGCTCGACCAGCGCCTTCAACTTCCAGCCGCTGGGCGACGGTCGGGCCGCGGTCAGCGCGGACTGCTGCATGGTCGCCGACGAGGTCCAGGACGTCCTGCGGGCGCTGCGGAAGGCCGACGCCAAGCTCGTCGAGCTGCACAACCACGGCCTGACGGACGAACCCCGCCTGTTCTTCGTCCATGTGTGGGCGGTCGGTGACGCCGTGCGGCTCGCTGGCGCCCTGCGCCGTGCGGTGGACGCCACCGACGTGGTCGCGGCCGGCGCCTGA
- a CDS encoding GNAT family N-acetyltransferase, whose amino-acid sequence MSMPNTPKTATVDDAPLVSRALALAFDDDPMMRWCFPESTAREAGLGRYFATLFTRQYVRHGVCERTDAAAAFWVPPEAQDKAVPDAETIHELESILGDRAALFAQAALTAADYAPQEPHWSLAVIGADPAAQGQGHGAALLRSGLAKADATGLPTYLESSKPSNLPVYEHFGFTVREKMQLPENGPTLWTMWREPRHPTDA is encoded by the coding sequence ATGTCGATGCCAAACACCCCAAAGACGGCGACGGTCGACGACGCTCCCCTGGTCAGCCGCGCCCTGGCGCTCGCCTTCGACGACGACCCGATGATGCGCTGGTGCTTCCCCGAGAGCACCGCACGCGAGGCAGGACTCGGCCGCTACTTCGCCACGCTCTTCACCCGCCAGTACGTCCGCCACGGCGTGTGCGAACGCACCGACGCGGCCGCCGCGTTCTGGGTGCCGCCGGAGGCTCAGGACAAGGCCGTTCCCGACGCGGAAACCATCCACGAACTCGAAAGCATCCTCGGGGACCGGGCCGCCCTCTTCGCGCAGGCGGCCCTGACGGCCGCCGACTACGCACCCCAGGAACCCCACTGGTCCCTGGCGGTGATCGGCGCCGACCCGGCCGCCCAGGGCCAGGGCCACGGAGCCGCCCTGCTCCGCTCGGGCCTGGCCAAGGCGGACGCCACGGGCCTGCCCACCTACCTGGAGTCCTCCAAGCCGTCGAACCTGCCCGTCTACGAACACTTCGGCTTCACCGTCCGGGAGAAGATGCAACTCCCGGAGAACGGCCCGACGCTGTGGACCATGTGGCGCGAACCCCGCCACCCGACCGACGCCTGA
- a CDS encoding MarR family winged helix-turn-helix transcriptional regulator, whose product MTIGDDAALQLVISLHRLTRSLRRSATAGSIQLTHVAVLALLNQRGPSRIGEIAQWVPCSQPTATAAVLGLESAGLVRREADPKDRRASRILLTERGTTALTDLARGEAQDLARRLTALRPDEIRKLAEVEPLLRRLAESPD is encoded by the coding sequence ATGACCATCGGCGACGACGCGGCGCTCCAGCTGGTGATCTCACTGCACCGGCTCACCCGGAGCCTGCGCAGGTCCGCCACGGCGGGCAGCATCCAGCTGACCCATGTCGCCGTGCTGGCGCTGCTCAACCAGCGCGGCCCGTCCCGCATCGGGGAGATCGCGCAGTGGGTGCCCTGCTCCCAACCGACCGCCACCGCCGCGGTCCTGGGCCTGGAGTCGGCCGGCCTGGTGCGCCGCGAGGCCGACCCCAAGGACCGGCGCGCCAGCCGGATCCTGCTCACCGAACGCGGCACCACGGCACTGACGGACCTCGCCCGCGGTGAGGCACAGGACCTGGCCCGTCGCCTCACCGCACTCCGTCCGGACGAGATCCGCAAACTGGCCGAGGTCGAGCCGCTGCTCCGCCGCCTCGCCGAGTCGCCCGACTGA
- the asnB gene encoding asparagine synthase (glutamine-hydrolyzing), with product MCGITGWISFDRDLRSEQKTVDAMTETMSCRGPDDRGTWVRGPAALGHRRLAIIDLPGGRQPMTVERPDGTEVVIVYSGETYNFGELRSELAGRGHRFTTDSDTEVVLHGYLEWGEAVAEHLNGMFAFAVWDEQRRRLVMVRDRMGIKPFYYYPTADGVLFGSEPKAILANPLAERRVGLDGLRELFAFIKTPGHAVWDGMFEVEPGSVVTVDADGVRRHVYWSLRTRAHHDDQETSIGHVRTLLDDIVRRQLVSDVPRCTLLSGGLDSSAMTALAARQLADVGETVRSFAVDFVGQTENFVADDLRATPDTPFVHDVAWAAGTEHQDIVLDSAALADPDVRAKMLRARDLPMGLGDMDASLYLLFKAIREHSTVALSGESADEVFGGYKQFFDEEARKADTFPWLVRYAGNVGNGDTVLTSDLTGALDLRSYVQDGYDRAVKDVERLDGESDFEFRMRKICYLHLTRFVRILLDRKDRASMAVGLEVRVPFCDHRLVEYVYNAPWSLKSFDGREKSLLREATADLLPRSVYDRVKSPYPSTQDPQYAVALQRHAKDLLARPSHQVFDLVDRDWLRRAAHHEAPQITQASRRGLERTLDLALWLEMYSPTITLA from the coding sequence ATGTGCGGCATCACCGGCTGGATTTCCTTCGACCGCGATCTGCGTTCCGAGCAGAAGACCGTGGACGCGATGACCGAGACGATGTCCTGCCGCGGCCCCGACGACCGCGGCACCTGGGTACGCGGCCCGGCCGCGCTGGGCCACCGTCGCCTCGCCATCATCGACCTGCCCGGCGGACGTCAGCCCATGACCGTCGAGCGGCCGGACGGCACCGAGGTCGTCATCGTCTACTCCGGCGAGACCTACAACTTCGGCGAACTGCGCAGCGAACTGGCGGGCCGCGGCCACCGCTTCACCACCGACTCCGACACCGAGGTCGTGCTGCACGGCTACCTGGAGTGGGGCGAGGCGGTCGCCGAACACCTCAACGGCATGTTCGCGTTCGCCGTCTGGGACGAGCAGCGCCGGCGGCTGGTGATGGTCCGCGACCGGATGGGCATCAAGCCGTTCTACTACTACCCCACCGCCGACGGCGTGCTGTTCGGCTCCGAGCCCAAGGCGATCCTCGCCAACCCGCTCGCCGAACGGCGGGTGGGCCTGGACGGCCTGCGCGAGCTGTTCGCCTTCATCAAGACGCCCGGACACGCCGTGTGGGACGGCATGTTCGAGGTAGAGCCGGGCAGCGTGGTCACCGTCGACGCCGACGGGGTGCGCCGGCACGTCTACTGGTCGCTGCGCACCCGCGCGCACCACGACGACCAGGAGACGTCGATCGGCCACGTCCGGACCCTGCTCGACGACATCGTCCGCCGCCAGCTGGTCTCCGACGTCCCGCGCTGCACCCTGCTCTCCGGCGGACTGGACTCCTCCGCGATGACCGCCCTGGCGGCCCGTCAGCTGGCCGACGTGGGCGAGACGGTGCGCAGCTTCGCCGTCGACTTCGTCGGCCAGACCGAGAACTTCGTCGCCGACGACCTGCGCGCCACCCCCGACACCCCCTTCGTGCACGACGTGGCCTGGGCCGCGGGCACCGAGCACCAGGACATCGTGCTGGACTCCGCCGCCCTGGCCGACCCCGACGTCCGCGCCAAGATGCTGCGGGCCCGCGACCTGCCGATGGGCCTGGGCGACATGGACGCCTCCCTCTACCTGCTGTTCAAGGCGATCCGCGAGCACTCGACGGTGGCGCTGTCCGGCGAGTCGGCGGACGAGGTCTTCGGCGGGTACAAGCAGTTCTTCGACGAGGAGGCCCGCAAGGCCGACACCTTCCCCTGGCTCGTCCGGTACGCCGGGAACGTGGGCAACGGCGACACGGTCCTCACCTCGGACCTCACCGGCGCCCTCGACCTGCGCTCCTACGTCCAGGACGGCTACGACCGCGCCGTCAAGGACGTCGAACGGCTCGACGGGGAGAGCGACTTCGAGTTCCGGATGCGGAAGATCTGCTATCTCCACCTGACCCGATTCGTCCGGATCCTGCTGGACCGCAAGGACCGGGCGAGCATGGCCGTCGGACTGGAGGTCCGGGTCCCGTTCTGCGACCACCGCCTGGTCGAGTACGTCTACAACGCCCCGTGGTCCCTGAAGTCCTTCGACGGCCGGGAGAAGAGCCTGCTGCGCGAGGCCACCGCCGATCTGCTGCCCAGGTCGGTGTACGACCGGGTGAAGAGCCCGTACCCGTCCACCCAGGACCCGCAGTACGCCGTCGCTCTCCAGCGGCACGCCAAGGACCTGCTGGCGCGCCCCTCGCACCAGGTCTTCGACCTCGTCGACCGTGACTGGCTGCGACGTGCGGCGCACCATGAGGCACCGCAGATCACCCAGGCATCACGGCGCGGCCTCGAACGGACACTGGATCTGGCCCTGTGGTTGGAGATGTACTCCCCCACCATTACGCTCGCTTGA
- a CDS encoding FUSC family protein — MAGLRTVGAIVLTLVVLALLGTGVTLLVAGAMAAMVATFAIREKEVRGQAVTLALGLPVALAAVSLGALLHSRIIAGDLFFIALIFGAAYARRFGDRGTALGLIGFQVYFVSLFVHATVATLPELFLTLAVAFGCSAVARFAVFPDTPERTLARLREAFRARMAQLVATHREVVDAGPEEIDGVLDDLRRHTARLHETALMIQGRLEEGTRDAATAALLQRRVADAEIAAERLGMTLLNARSAERTDTLTLHLPHAPVPATANRMQSEGGAVATLRRDLDALALLVARAPGDRGTAVAHVRNRLLGYRDEDNLPRGSGAVQDAFRALGEAARAVLGLRLALDGPQDESDDTSATTRSREEFDAEDLAIVGAEEAEEDEHTGLQRPTTRAAFQVAVGSALAIVGGEFLSTQRWYWAVLTCWVVFLNTASTGEVLVKGYRRLVGTVLGVIAGVALAGLVGNHTWTAFVLVLLCVFGGFFTAPLSYALMSFFVTAMLGLLYTLLNTYSVATLVLRIEETALGAACGIIAAAVVLPVHTDRRTDEHLGAVLDRLREAVSAAVAQLSGGPAVDLLTLARDLDTALNDLRDSTQPLVHPITPLRVRRQTARYLVALLETCAYHARSLAATAELLPASRSVAADPRLGRVGRRIASNIELISARVQDRPADGEVEAGASIASLLDAGDSPVPPSHTVTFRVLRHLQRLDEGVVGIARALDVPVTGRAGRKNI, encoded by the coding sequence ATGGCCGGGCTGCGGACGGTGGGGGCGATCGTGCTGACCCTCGTCGTCCTGGCGCTGCTCGGCACCGGTGTGACGCTGCTCGTCGCGGGCGCGATGGCGGCGATGGTCGCGACCTTCGCCATCCGGGAGAAGGAGGTGCGCGGCCAGGCGGTCACCCTCGCGCTGGGCCTGCCGGTCGCACTGGCCGCGGTGTCGCTGGGGGCGCTGCTGCACAGCCGGATCATCGCCGGCGACCTGTTCTTCATCGCCCTGATCTTCGGTGCCGCCTACGCCCGCCGGTTCGGCGACCGCGGGACGGCGCTGGGGCTGATCGGCTTCCAGGTCTACTTCGTCTCGCTGTTCGTGCACGCCACCGTGGCGACGCTGCCGGAGCTGTTCCTGACCCTGGCGGTCGCGTTCGGATGCAGCGCGGTGGCGCGGTTCGCCGTCTTCCCCGACACCCCCGAACGGACCCTGGCCCGGCTGCGGGAGGCGTTCCGGGCCCGGATGGCACAACTGGTGGCCACCCACCGGGAGGTGGTGGACGCCGGGCCCGAGGAGATCGACGGCGTCCTCGACGACCTGCGGCGGCACACCGCGCGGCTGCACGAGACGGCGCTGATGATCCAGGGCCGGCTGGAGGAGGGCACCCGCGACGCGGCCACCGCGGCACTGCTCCAACGCCGCGTCGCGGACGCCGAGATCGCCGCCGAACGCCTGGGCATGACGCTGCTCAACGCGCGCAGCGCGGAGCGCACCGACACCCTCACCCTGCACCTGCCGCACGCCCCGGTCCCGGCCACCGCCAACCGCATGCAGTCCGAGGGCGGCGCGGTGGCGACCCTCCGCCGGGACCTGGACGCGCTGGCCCTGCTGGTGGCCCGGGCGCCCGGCGACCGCGGCACCGCGGTGGCACACGTCCGCAACCGCCTGCTGGGCTACCGCGACGAGGACAACCTGCCGCGCGGCTCGGGCGCCGTCCAGGACGCCTTCCGTGCGCTCGGCGAGGCCGCCCGCGCGGTACTCGGTCTGCGGCTGGCGCTGGACGGGCCGCAGGACGAGTCCGACGACACCTCCGCCACCACCCGCTCGCGGGAGGAGTTCGACGCCGAGGACCTGGCGATCGTCGGCGCGGAGGAGGCCGAGGAGGACGAGCACACCGGCCTGCAACGGCCCACCACCCGGGCGGCGTTCCAGGTCGCGGTCGGTTCCGCGCTGGCCATCGTCGGCGGCGAGTTCCTGTCCACCCAGCGCTGGTACTGGGCGGTGCTGACCTGCTGGGTGGTGTTCCTCAACACCGCGTCCACCGGCGAGGTGCTGGTCAAGGGCTACCGCCGGCTGGTGGGCACGGTGCTCGGCGTGATCGCGGGTGTGGCGCTGGCCGGGCTGGTGGGCAACCACACCTGGACGGCGTTCGTCCTGGTGCTGCTCTGCGTCTTCGGGGGTTTCTTCACCGCGCCGCTGTCGTACGCGCTGATGTCCTTCTTCGTCACCGCGATGCTGGGCCTGCTCTACACCCTCCTCAACACCTACAGCGTCGCGACGCTGGTGCTGCGGATCGAGGAGACGGCGCTGGGCGCGGCCTGCGGGATCATCGCCGCGGCGGTGGTCCTGCCGGTACACACCGACCGGCGCACCGACGAGCACCTGGGCGCGGTGCTGGACCGGCTGCGCGAGGCGGTCTCGGCAGCCGTGGCACAGCTGTCCGGCGGTCCCGCGGTGGACCTGCTGACCCTGGCCCGTGACCTGGACACCGCGCTGAACGACCTGCGCGACTCCACCCAGCCGCTGGTCCACCCCATCACCCCGCTGCGGGTCCGCCGCCAGACCGCGCGCTATCTGGTGGCGCTGCTGGAGACCTGCGCCTACCACGCACGCTCGCTGGCGGCGACCGCCGAGCTCCTGCCGGCCAGCCGGTCGGTGGCGGCCGATCCGCGGCTGGGCCGCGTCGGCCGGCGCATCGCGAGCAACATCGAGCTGATCTCCGCACGGGTGCAGGACCGGCCCGCGGACGGCGAGGTGGAGGCGGGCGCCAGCATCGCCTCGCTGCTGGACGCCGGCGACTCCCCGGTGCCCCCGTCGCACACCGTCACCTTCCGTGTGCTGCGGCATCTACAACGGCTCGACGAGGGTGTGGTGGGTATCGCCCGCGCCCTGGACGTGCCGGTGACCGGCCGGGCGGGGCGGAAGAACATCTGA
- a CDS encoding ornithine cyclodeaminase family protein, with protein sequence MSATPPVPHLPRTIDETALLRALPMAAAVDALRAALRDGPDPEADPPRTIVPVEHGQLLLMPAHRSRYAGVKVATVAPGNPDAGLPRVQGQYLLFDAPTLAPLALLDGIALTTVRTSAVSALAADLLAVPEAGRLVLFGTGPQARGHLDALRTVRPLTHVTVVGRTPANVERFVTEARRDTGLTVEAGEPSAVADADLVACCTTARTPLFDGALLPPHATVTAVGSHERGSREVDTTTVLRSTVVVESRSAAAREAGDLIPELESGRLDREALVTLAGLATGAAAAAPERPRLFKSVGMAWEDLAVAGAAYEGAA encoded by the coding sequence ATGAGCGCCACACCCCCGGTCCCCCACCTGCCCCGGACCATCGACGAGACCGCCCTGCTGCGCGCCCTCCCGATGGCCGCCGCCGTCGACGCCCTCCGCGCCGCGCTGCGCGACGGCCCCGACCCCGAGGCCGATCCGCCGCGCACCATCGTGCCCGTCGAACACGGCCAGCTGCTGCTGATGCCCGCTCACCGCAGCCGGTACGCGGGCGTCAAGGTCGCCACCGTCGCCCCGGGCAACCCCGACGCCGGACTCCCCCGCGTCCAGGGCCAGTACCTCCTCTTCGACGCCCCCACCCTCGCCCCGCTCGCGCTGCTCGACGGCATCGCGCTGACCACCGTGCGCACCTCCGCCGTCTCCGCGCTCGCCGCCGATCTGCTCGCCGTCCCCGAGGCGGGCCGCCTGGTGCTGTTCGGCACCGGCCCGCAGGCCCGCGGCCACCTGGACGCGCTGCGCACCGTGCGGCCGCTCACCCATGTCACGGTGGTGGGACGCACCCCCGCCAACGTCGAGCGCTTCGTCACCGAGGCCCGCCGGGACACCGGGCTCACCGTCGAGGCCGGCGAGCCGTCCGCCGTCGCCGACGCCGACCTCGTCGCCTGCTGCACCACCGCCCGCACCCCACTGTTCGACGGCGCCCTGCTCCCACCGCACGCCACCGTGACCGCGGTCGGCTCCCACGAGCGCGGCAGCCGCGAGGTGGACACCACGACCGTCCTGCGCAGCACGGTCGTGGTCGAGTCCCGGTCCGCCGCGGCCCGCGAGGCCGGCGACCTCATCCCGGAGCTGGAGAGCGGCCGGCTGGACCGGGAGGCACTGGTGACGCTCGCCGGCCTGGCCACCGGGGCGGCCGCCGCGGCCCCGGAACGCCCCCGCCTCTTCAAGAGCGTCGGGATGGCCTGGGAGGACCTCGCGGTCGCGGGCGCCGCATACGAAGGCGCTGCCTGA